A window of the Harmonia axyridis chromosome 5, icHarAxyr1.1, whole genome shotgun sequence genome harbors these coding sequences:
- the LOC123681036 gene encoding RING finger protein nhl-1 has product MEQFEQLLTCAICLDRYRNPKLLPCQHSFCMEPCLEGLVDYVRRQVKCPECRAEHRIPYQGVQGFPTNVTLQRFLELHIEITGELPDPTSGQVMERCNVCSEKAYCSMCHHCDKKVCEDCKGAHMEILRREISRINNQIRRGVHRLQETLNLIEKNTHGLQANCLSVGEEVEEIYRRLSKALKDRTDYLRGEIDRYLGTELRCLNNLKENLQQELSNIISNCDLADKFMNETSDIWDDCELMDAKEIFLKTVEFIRNFEYENTDYSRKVRLVLAHDPNQLVLHVAGFGDLNITSTAHPFGQSSALLQPPGGNPGLMRSKSDHRLASQFRQNEERGYGEKDPDEPLLGGRKFGERPQRTAADSSRYDRYGRGGGNDYGDDYESESRPTRSRYSRFRRHNAPENESDSEQTSRVRFNEQKVERERVIDTEDVAKGPLSGITRLADSPRVMRKLQENESGKKKEKEAPPVPPQPKVVPKRPPPPATRQVSEEDEISRIKKQNKGATTSTTEPERVERPPTEERHSTQRKTPAPEAASDGEESEESVSSLQQTQRKTAASKTATTGRRTSDVGHKKAGRSPSTESTASSESSTASSTIRSTGAPFSTEEVKQKYLTRGNSGSNESDTRSRVSSVSSNKESTPHKPFQSRFLNKTPTTPPPPSKEEDEDETETTSEEETDSEEESDEPSTKVESKEMARSDIGPLLARSANAREGSDSSRKTSREEPNSVKSRYAVQKDESPTSRYTRSRTSYKPSEEEPQRYGYTSRFLNKSKSSAAIPPDDDDSPRYSSKADDDSKYSSGRSRYMALKDRRQRLARSKSSQQFGEDDDVDEPMSPTSVNPSAYLASRGYGSTTSSGNDLSRSRSSHALKSRDNSPDRSTATEKDGAALSSWARYLKNKYGNRSSGKDKDNSVSGSSSSSASRRLSLGLPLRSSTELASSDDDSKNVTGSPTTPTAVTAAAGIAVAGTFPRSQYLQKCQQLFQIGSRGSEAGCFTWPRGVAVGPDNTIVVADSSNHRVQVFDSNGRFIKEFGQYGNGEGEFDCLAGVAVNRIGQFIIADRYNHRIQVFDPSGRFLRSFGSQGSADGRFNYPWGITTDALGFIYVCDKENHRVQVFQSDGTFVGKFGSMGNKEGQLEHPHYIAVSNTNRVVVSDSNNHRIQIFDVNGKVITQFGTEGSDEGQFKFPRGVAVDDQGYICVADSGNNRIQIFHPDGSFLRAFGCWGTGKGEFKGLEGVAMSPTGHILVCDRENHRIQVF; this is encoded by the exons ATGGAACAATTCGAGCAACTACTGACCTGCGCGATATGTCTGGATCGTTACAGAAACCCGAAACTCCTTCCATGCCAGCACAGTTTCTGCATGGAACCATGTCTGGAGGGTTTGGTGGACTATGTTAGAAGACAG GTGAAATGTCCAGAATGTCGCGCAGAACACCGTATACCTTATCAAGGAGTCCAAGGCTTCCCAACAAACGTCACCTTGCAAAGATTCCTGGAACTCCATATAGAAATAACTGGGGAGCTACCAGATCCAACAAGTGGCCAGGTTATGGAAAGATGCAACGTTTGCTCAGAAAAAGCATACTGCAGCATGTGCCACCACTGTGATAAGAAGGTTTGCGAAGATTGCAAGGGTGCGCATATGGAAATTCTAAGACGTGAAATCTCCAGGATTAATAATCAAATACGTAGAGGCGTACACAGACTCCAAGAGACGTTGAATCTCATCGAAAAAAACACGCATGGCCTGCAGGCAAACTGCCTCTCTGTTGGAGAAGAGGTTGAGGAGATTTACAGAAGGTTATCTAAAGCTTTGAAAGACAGAACTGATTATCTAAGGGGGGAAATTGACCGGTATTTGGGTACTGAACTAAGGTGTTTGAATAATCTGAAAGAAAACCTTCAGCAAGAGCTTTCTAATATCATCAGCAACTGTGATCTAGCTGATAAGTTCATGAACGAAACCTCGGACATATGGGACGATTGTGAACTTATGGATGCCAAAGAGATATTCTTGAAAACTGTCGAGTTCATAAGGAATTTCGAATATGAAAATACAGATTACAGCAGAAAAGTTCGATTAGTGCTCGCTCATGACCCAAATCAATTGGTTCTTCATGTAGCAGGCTTTGGCGATCTGAATATTACTTCAACAGCTCATCCATTTGGCCAGAGCAGCGCGCTGTTACAACCTCCTGGAGGTAATCCTGGCCTTATGAGATCAAAAAGTGATCACAGACTTGCCAGTCAATTCAGACAAAATGAAGAAAGGGGTTACGGAGAAAAGGATCCAGATGAACCACTTCTTGGTGGAAGAAAATTCGGGGAAAGACCTCAGAGGACTGCTGCTGACAGTTCTCGGTATGATAGATACGGTAGGGGAGGTGGTAATGACTATGGTGACGATTACGAATCAGAATCGAGACCAACCAGGTCAAGGTACAGTAGATTCAGACGTCATAATGCTCCAGAAAATGAGTCAGACTCTGAGCAGACGTCCAGGGTCAGATTTAATGAGCAAAAGGTAGAAAGAGAAAGAGTCATTGACACAGAAGATGTAGCCAAAGGGCCTCTGAGTGGTATCACAAGACTTGCAGACTCCCCAAGAGTCATGCGTAAATTACAAGAGAACGAAAGCGGTAAGAAGAAGGAGAAAGAAGCACCTCCAGTACCACCTCAACCCAAAGTAGTCCCAAAACGTCCACCTCCCCCTGCTACCAGGCAAGTGAGCGAAGAAGATGAAATATCAagaatcaaaaaacaaaataaaggtGCTACTACATCCACCACCGAACCAGAAAGGGTCGAAAGACCACCAACTGAAGAAAGACATAGCACCCAAAGGAAAACTCCAGCTCCCGAG GCCGCGTCTGATGGAGAAGAATCTGAAGAATCCGTGAGTTCACTTCAACAAACGCAGAGAAAAACGGCAGCCAGTAAAACAGCAACGACTGGCAGGAGAACATCAGATGTAGGACACAAAAAAGCAGGAAGATCGCCCAGTACTGAATCCACCGCGTCATCCGAATCTTCAACCGCATCCTCTACAATCAGGAGCACTGGAGCACCATTTTCAACTGAAGAGGTGAAACAGAAATACCTTACAAGAGGAAATTCTGGATCTAATGAATCAGATACTCGTTCACGGGTATCATCTGTCAGCTCCAATAAAGAATCCACTCCTCATAAACCTTTCCAAAGCAGGTTTTTGAATAAGACTCCTACAACACCACCTCCACCATCTAAAGAGGAAGATGAGGATGAGACAGAGACAACATCTGAGGAGGAAACGGATTCTGAAGAAGAATCCGACGAACCCTCCACCAAAGTTGAGAGTAAAGAGATGGCAAGATCTGATATTGGGCCTCTTTTGGCACGAAGTGCAAATGCAAGAGAAGGCAGTGATAGTTCGAGAAAAACTAGTAGAGAAGAACCGAACTCTGTGAAGTCAAGGTATGCTGTTCAGAAAGATGAGTCACCGACAAGTAGATATACAAGAAGTAGGACTTCATACAAACCTAGCGAAGAAGAACCTCAAAGGTACGGATATACTAGTAGGTTTTTGAATAAGAGCAAAAGTTCAGCGGCAATACCTCCTGATGATGACGATTCACCAAGGTATTCTTCGAAAGCCGATGATGACAGCAAATACTCCAGTGGGAGATCCAGATATATGGCGTTGAAGGATAGACGTCAAAGATTAGCAAGAAGTAAAAGTAGCCAACAGTTTGGTGAAGATGATGACGTTGATGAACCAATGTCGCCAACCTCTGTAAATCCGTCAGCATACTTGGCTAGTAGAGGTTATGGCTCTACTACATCATCTGGTAATGATTTGAGTAGAAGTCGCTCTTCGCACGCTCTGAAATCTAGGGATAATTCACCTGATAGATCGACAGCAACGGAAAAAGATGGAGCTGCATTGAGCTCTTGGGcgagatatttgaaaaataagtatggAAATAGATCCAGTGGTAAAGATAAGGATAATAGCGTTTCAGGGTCGTCTAGCAGTTCTGCTTCTAGGCGATTGTCCCTTGGACTTCCCCTAAGGAGCTCGACAGAGCTAGCAAGTTCTGACGATGATTCAAAAAACGTGACAGGCTCCCCCACTACCCCTACAGCAGTTACGGCAGCAGCCG GTATCGCAGTGGCAGGTACCTTCCCTAGAAGTCAGTACCTCCAAAAATGTCAACAGCTGTTTCAAATAGGTAGTAGGGGGAGCGAAGCCGGATGTTTCACCTGGCCACGTGGCGTGGCGGTTGGTCCAGACAACACTATAGTTGTCGCAGACTCCTCCAACCACAGAGTCCAGGTGTTCGATTCCAATGGAAGGTTTATAAAAGAATTTGGCCAGTATGGCAACGGTGAGGGAGAGTTTGACTGTTTGGCTGGCGTGGCCGTCAACAGAATCGGTCAATTCATCATCGCCGATAGATATAATCATAGAATACAA gtttttgatccatctggaaGGTTTTTGAGGTCGTTCGGTAGCCAAGGTAGTGCTGATGGTAGATTCAATTATCCATGGGGTATAACTACCGATGCGCTAGGCTTCATTTATGTTTGTGACAAAGAAAACCATAGAGTACAG GTTTTCCAATCAGACGGCACCTTCGTCGGCAAATTTGGATCAATGGGAAACAAAGAAGGCCAACTGGAACATCCCCATTACATAGCGGTATCCAACACAAATCGAGTGGTAGTTTCAGACTCCAACAACCACCGCATCCAGATATTCGACGTCAATGGCAAGGTCATCACGCAGTTCGGTACCGAAGGCTCTGACGAGGGTCAGTTCAAGTTCCCTAGGGGCGTGGCTGTGGACGATCAAGGCTACATCTGCGTGGCAGACTCCGGAAACAACAGAATACAGATCTTCCATCCAGACGGCTCGTTTTTGAGGGCCTTCGGATGCTGGGGCACCGGAAAAGGAGAGTTCAAGGGTTTGGAGGGAGTGGCCATGTCGCCAACCGGACACATACTGGTGTGTGATCGAGAGAACCATAGGATTCAGGTGTTTTGA